One Nocardia iowensis DNA window includes the following coding sequences:
- a CDS encoding acyltransferase family protein: MPVPPPDAVDQQLRGTPDAPHRHDTPLSPLPAVSEYRHDLDGLRGIAIALVVVFHIWMGRVSGGVDVFLVLSGFFFTGMVLRRTDIGGVDGWQVVRRTARRLLPALVVVLATVAVATVILRPYTQWADIADQTLAAAFYYQNWHLAYAELDYLAPDPSVSPLQHLWSMAVQGQFYLAMLVLLAIAAWISQRIGRRALHRPGLVAVLAGLTAVSFWYAADGTGQHQTWTYYDSFARAWELLIGAALAVAAPWIAVAKPLRTVLAILGLTGVLTCGLLIDGATRFPGPAALYPVAAAVALIVAGMNTPVPQRPWANRLLATRVFTELGALGYALYLWHWPVLIFYLAEYGKPTPGIGGGLLVLGVSLALALITQRFIETPLRRRSTSTPVPTPLPHRGATGVVVTLGVGVLVSALGWQAVLKVGPPQHPQGLDPVRYPGAAALVDQAFTPSAPMRPTVLEGPTDSPPPTTDGCITPNREIRTCTYGDPTAPHAIALVGGSHSEHWIPAFELLAREHNFRIVTFLKEGCPLTLVEQPSYAETPFPECSEWSVQVLDRLTESRPDWVFTIATRNRVHDDGDEVPPEYLDIWTALSDRGLNVLALRDTPRLRRDGVLYRAVDCLAQRGSPESCGIDRATALDPHNPAEQPAAVYPNVFPLDLSDAVCRPDRCRVAEGNVLIYRDEHHLTASYARTLAPELGRQIGALTPWW; the protein is encoded by the coding sequence ATGCCTGTGCCGCCACCGGATGCCGTCGACCAACAGTTGCGTGGCACCCCCGACGCACCGCACCGGCACGACACGCCCCTGTCGCCGCTCCCGGCGGTATCGGAATACCGCCACGATCTGGACGGGTTGCGCGGCATCGCGATCGCGCTGGTAGTCGTATTCCACATCTGGATGGGCCGGGTGTCCGGCGGTGTCGATGTGTTCTTGGTGCTGTCCGGGTTCTTCTTCACCGGAATGGTGTTGCGCCGCACCGACATCGGTGGGGTGGATGGATGGCAGGTGGTGCGGCGAACCGCGCGCAGACTGCTGCCCGCGCTGGTGGTGGTACTCGCTACTGTCGCCGTCGCGACGGTGATACTGCGTCCCTACACCCAGTGGGCCGACATCGCGGACCAGACCCTGGCAGCCGCGTTCTACTACCAGAATTGGCATCTGGCCTACGCCGAGCTGGACTATCTCGCGCCCGATCCGTCGGTCAGCCCGCTGCAACACCTGTGGTCGATGGCCGTACAAGGCCAGTTCTACCTCGCGATGCTGGTCCTGCTCGCGATCGCCGCCTGGATCTCGCAGCGCATCGGGCGCCGGGCGTTGCACCGGCCCGGACTGGTCGCCGTGCTGGCCGGACTGACGGCGGTGTCGTTCTGGTACGCCGCCGACGGAACCGGCCAGCACCAGACGTGGACCTACTACGACAGCTTCGCCCGGGCATGGGAACTGTTGATCGGCGCGGCCCTCGCGGTCGCCGCGCCGTGGATCGCGGTCGCGAAGCCACTGCGCACGGTACTGGCGATCCTCGGACTCACCGGAGTGCTCACCTGCGGACTGCTCATCGACGGCGCAACCCGATTCCCCGGTCCGGCCGCGCTGTACCCCGTCGCGGCGGCGGTGGCGTTGATCGTGGCGGGTATGAATACCCCGGTCCCGCAACGGCCGTGGGCCAACCGTCTGCTCGCCACCCGCGTGTTCACCGAACTCGGCGCACTGGGATATGCCCTCTACCTCTGGCATTGGCCGGTCCTGATCTTCTACCTGGCCGAGTACGGCAAACCGACACCCGGCATCGGTGGCGGCCTCCTGGTCCTCGGCGTCTCGCTCGCCCTTGCGTTGATCACCCAGCGTTTCATCGAAACCCCGCTGCGTCGGCGCTCGACATCGACTCCGGTCCCGACGCCGCTACCGCACCGCGGAGCTACGGGCGTGGTTGTGACGCTCGGCGTCGGCGTGCTGGTATCGGCGCTCGGCTGGCAAGCGGTGCTGAAAGTCGGTCCACCACAGCACCCGCAGGGTCTCGATCCGGTTCGATACCCGGGGGCGGCGGCGCTTGTCGACCAAGCCTTCACACCCTCGGCACCGATGCGGCCCACCGTCCTCGAAGGACCGACCGATTCACCGCCGCCGACGACCGATGGCTGCATCACCCCGAACCGAGAGATACGCACCTGCACCTATGGCGATCCGACGGCTCCGCACGCCATCGCGCTGGTCGGCGGCTCCCACTCCGAGCACTGGATCCCCGCCTTCGAACTTCTTGCCCGCGAACACAATTTCCGCATCGTCACCTTCCTCAAAGAAGGCTGCCCGCTGACCCTGGTCGAGCAACCCTCCTACGCCGAAACGCCGTTCCCGGAATGCTCGGAATGGTCGGTGCAAGTCCTGGACCGCCTCACCGAATCGCGTCCGGACTGGGTATTCACCATCGCGACCCGCAATCGGGTGCACGACGACGGCGACGAGGTGCCGCCGGAATATCTCGACATCTGGACCGCACTGTCCGACCGCGGCCTCAACGTCCTCGCGCTGCGCGACACCCCACGGCTGCGCCGCGACGGTGTGCTCTACCGCGCGGTGGACTGCCTTGCCCAGCGCGGAAGTCCCGAGAGCTGCGGTATCGACCGGGCCACCGCACTCGACCCGCACAATCCCGCCGAACAACCAGCGGCGGTCTACCCCAACGTCTTTCCGCTCGACCTGTCCGACGCCGTGTGTCGTCCCGACCGCTGCCGAGTCGCCGAAGGCAACGTCCTCATCTACCGCGACGAACACCACCTCACCGCCAGCTACGCCCGCACCCTCGCCCCCGAACTCGGACGTCAAATCGGTGCGCTCACACCGTGGTGGTGA
- the pqqB gene encoding pyrroloquinoline quinone biosynthesis protein PqqB: MKLILLGTAAGGGFPQWNCACALCLGARRGALPPRSQECVAISGNSRDWWLLNASPDIRAQLLATPDLRPGPGPRDTPVRGVLLTDGEVDHTLGLTTMRGARGLTVYAPPPVLGALGAGLPLRGLLDRYGPWTWRDSTVPGGFELAGGLRVVAQPVSAKAPKYVTAASIDDHWVTAFRIEDLATGSALVYAPCLASWPNGLDELLGSAGCALVDGTFFSAKELGSAVRSPDSDAGQSLMGHLPVAGPGGTLAALARHPGLRRIYTHLNNTNPLLDPSSSARALVAQAGVEILADGTEFTV, encoded by the coding sequence GTGAAGCTGATTTTGCTCGGTACCGCCGCCGGAGGTGGTTTCCCGCAATGGAACTGTGCCTGCGCACTCTGTCTCGGCGCCCGCCGCGGCGCATTGCCGCCGCGCAGCCAGGAATGCGTCGCCATCAGCGGCAATTCGCGCGACTGGTGGCTGCTCAACGCCTCACCGGACATTCGTGCGCAGCTGCTCGCCACGCCGGATCTGCGGCCCGGTCCAGGACCGCGGGACACGCCCGTGCGCGGCGTGCTGCTCACCGATGGCGAGGTGGACCACACGCTCGGCCTCACCACCATGCGCGGGGCCCGCGGTCTGACTGTCTACGCTCCGCCGCCGGTGCTGGGCGCGCTCGGCGCGGGCCTGCCGTTACGCGGACTGCTCGACCGCTACGGACCGTGGACCTGGCGCGACAGCACCGTGCCGGGCGGCTTCGAACTGGCCGGTGGGCTCCGCGTCGTCGCGCAACCGGTGAGCGCCAAGGCACCGAAGTACGTCACCGCGGCATCGATCGACGACCACTGGGTGACCGCCTTCCGGATCGAGGACCTGGCCACCGGCAGTGCGCTGGTGTACGCCCCTTGCTTGGCAAGTTGGCCGAACGGCCTGGACGAGTTACTGGGCTCAGCAGGTTGCGCGCTGGTGGATGGCACTTTCTTCAGCGCGAAAGAACTGGGCTCGGCCGTGCGATCACCGGATTCGGACGCGGGGCAATCCCTCATGGGCCACCTGCCCGTGGCCGGGCCAGGCGGCACGCTCGCTGCCCTAGCTCGCCACCCTGGACTGCGCCGAATCTATACCCACCTCAACAACACCAACCCGCTGCTCGACCCGTCGTCGAGCGCGCGGGCGCTGGTTGCGCAAGCAGGTGTAGAGATTCTGGCCGATGGCACCGAATTCACCGTCTGA
- the pqqE gene encoding pyrroloquinoline quinone biosynthesis protein PqqE: protein MTETPVEAPLGMLIELTHRCPLHCPYCSNPVELVSRARELTGAQWIDVLTQARELGVVQMHFSGGEPLARSDLPELIAHARQLGAYVNLVTSGVGLTVERARLLAERGVDHIQLSMQDADSRNADLIAGARVHAVKLRAAEAITAAGLPLTVNVVLHRTNIDRVERIVDLAVGLGADRVELANTQYYGWGLRNRAALLPTAVQLDAAREAVQRARVKYADGPELVYVVADYFADRPKPCMDGWGRLQLTVTPEGNVLPCPAASAITTLPVENVLLRPLAEIWYLSKTFNAYRGTAWMREPCRSCPERFTDFGGCRCQAFQFTGDAAATDPACGLSPHRPLVDAALTETAEPAFTMRAQAAP, encoded by the coding sequence GTGACTGAAACACCTGTCGAGGCACCGCTGGGAATGTTGATCGAGCTGACCCATCGTTGCCCGCTGCACTGTCCCTACTGCTCCAACCCCGTTGAACTCGTCTCGCGCGCAAGGGAACTGACCGGTGCGCAGTGGATCGACGTGCTCACTCAGGCTCGCGAACTCGGGGTGGTGCAGATGCACTTCTCCGGCGGCGAGCCGCTGGCCCGTTCGGATCTGCCCGAGTTGATCGCGCACGCCCGGCAATTGGGTGCCTACGTCAACCTGGTGACCAGCGGCGTCGGTCTGACCGTCGAGCGGGCTCGACTGCTTGCGGAGCGCGGCGTCGACCACATTCAGCTCTCCATGCAGGACGCGGATTCGCGAAACGCGGACCTGATCGCGGGGGCGCGCGTGCACGCCGTCAAACTGCGTGCGGCCGAGGCGATTACGGCTGCGGGCTTGCCGCTCACCGTGAACGTTGTGCTACATCGGACCAACATCGATCGGGTCGAGCGGATCGTCGATCTCGCCGTCGGTCTCGGCGCTGATCGAGTCGAGCTGGCCAACACCCAGTACTACGGCTGGGGACTGCGCAACCGCGCCGCGCTGCTGCCCACCGCGGTACAGCTCGACGCCGCACGGGAGGCTGTGCAGCGTGCCAGGGTGAAATACGCGGACGGCCCCGAGTTGGTCTATGTGGTGGCGGATTACTTCGCCGATCGGCCGAAACCATGCATGGACGGCTGGGGCAGGCTCCAACTGACGGTCACCCCCGAGGGAAATGTCCTGCCCTGCCCGGCGGCATCGGCCATCACCACGCTGCCGGTGGAGAACGTGCTGCTTCGCCCGCTGGCCGAGATCTGGTATTTGTCAAAGACATTCAACGCCTACCGGGGCACCGCCTGGATGCGCGAACCGTGCCGCTCCTGCCCCGAACGCTTCACCGACTTCGGCGGCTGCCGTTGCCAGGCATTCCAATTCACCGGAGACGCCGCGGCCACCGACCCGGCGTGCGGTCTCTCCCCGCACCGGCCGCTGGTGGACGCCGCGCTGACCGAGACAGCGGAACCGGCCTTCACCATGCGGGCGCAGGCGGCTCCGTGA
- the pqqD gene encoding pyrroloquinoline quinone biosynthesis peptide chaperone PqqD gives MAGPVPRLRPGVRLARDPAHGELALLPEGVVVLNDTAAAVLALCDGSSSIDTIAARLGETYEGVRAQDIAELLDRLAQRRVVALGD, from the coding sequence ATGGCCGGGCCGGTGCCGCGGTTACGCCCCGGAGTCCGGTTGGCCCGCGATCCGGCGCACGGCGAGCTGGCCCTGTTACCCGAAGGAGTGGTCGTCCTCAACGACACCGCCGCCGCGGTGCTGGCACTCTGCGACGGCTCGTCGAGCATCGATACCATCGCGGCGCGGCTCGGCGAGACGTACGAGGGCGTCCGCGCTCAGGACATCGCCGAGTTGCTGGACCGGCTCGCCCAGCGGCGGGTGGTGGCTCTAGGTGACTGA
- the pqqC gene encoding pyrroloquinoline-quinone synthase PqqC, which produces MVRDTETPWSAAEFQEALRALEPRYWDRHPFHERLHDGRLDKEELRLWAANRWYYQRSLPQKDAAIIANCPLPEVRRQWLPRIVYHDGADGFSGGAEKWLRLAEAVGLGRAEVVSERLVLPGVRFAVDAYLDFARRRPWLEAAASGLTELFSPDLLAYRLGRMRQHYPWIAEEGFAYFTARIDVVQAEGRSLLDLVVRHATTGAQQQACVAALAFKCEVLRAVLDALDYHTGAGRNG; this is translated from the coding sequence ATGGTCCGTGACACCGAGACGCCTTGGAGCGCAGCTGAATTCCAGGAAGCGCTCCGGGCGCTCGAGCCCAGGTACTGGGATCGGCATCCGTTCCACGAGCGGCTGCACGACGGGCGGCTCGACAAGGAGGAACTGCGGTTGTGGGCGGCCAACCGCTGGTACTACCAGCGCAGCCTGCCACAGAAGGACGCCGCGATCATCGCCAACTGCCCACTACCGGAGGTGCGCCGTCAGTGGCTGCCGCGGATCGTGTATCACGATGGAGCGGACGGCTTCTCGGGCGGTGCGGAGAAGTGGCTGCGCTTGGCCGAGGCGGTCGGCCTCGGGCGGGCCGAGGTGGTTTCGGAGCGTCTCGTCTTGCCCGGGGTCCGGTTCGCCGTGGATGCCTACCTCGATTTCGCTCGGCGTCGCCCGTGGCTGGAGGCGGCGGCGTCCGGGCTGACCGAGCTCTTCTCACCGGACCTGTTGGCCTATCGGCTCGGCCGGATGCGCCAGCACTATCCGTGGATCGCGGAGGAGGGTTTCGCGTACTTCACCGCGCGCATCGATGTTGTGCAGGCGGAGGGCCGCTCACTGCTGGATCTGGTGGTCCGGCACGCCACCACGGGCGCGCAGCAGCAGGCCTGCGTCGCGGCGCTCGCCTTCAAATGCGAGGTGCTACGCGCCGTGCTGGATGCCCTCGACTATCACACGGGTGCGGGGAGGAACGGCTGA
- the pqqA gene encoding pyrroloquinoline quinone precursor peptide PqqA, whose product MQIIGMIRTVEKAKKTWRRPDFVFFDTAFEVTAYAGRG is encoded by the coding sequence ATGCAGATCATCGGAATGATTCGGACTGTCGAAAAGGCCAAGAAGACCTGGCGCCGACCTGATTTCGTCTTCTTCGACACCGCCTTCGAAGTCACCGCCTACGCCGGCCGCGGCTGA
- a CDS encoding PQQ-dependent sugar dehydrogenase produces MIALVATFFTALPSSFAEQIAAAGVPDLNAPEEVARDIDVPWGLAYLPTGGALVAQRDTGVILRVAPGAKPEQAYRVPGVVARGEGGLLGVAVSPKYAENGYVYAYFTSSSDNRIVRFRLDGQPEVIFRGIAKANIHNGGRIAFGPDGMLYVGTGDAAQSNRSQDPASPNGKILRLTPDGKPAPGNPTANSPVYSLGHRNVQGLAWDRMGRLYATEFGQNTYDEINLIEPKRNYGWPIVEGKGDTQNGRFTNPLVTWSTREASPSGLAITANTLYVAALRGERLWTIPQRDDGTLGRPEAKLLNRYGRLRTAEVAPDGALWVTTSNTDGRGNVRTGDDRIIRFPAR; encoded by the coding sequence GTGATCGCTTTAGTAGCAACATTTTTCACCGCCCTACCCAGTTCCTTCGCGGAGCAGATCGCGGCGGCCGGCGTGCCCGACCTCAATGCCCCGGAAGAGGTTGCGCGCGATATAGATGTGCCGTGGGGCCTGGCCTACCTACCGACTGGTGGTGCGCTGGTAGCCCAGCGCGATACCGGCGTGATCTTGCGGGTCGCACCCGGCGCCAAACCCGAGCAGGCGTATCGCGTGCCGGGCGTGGTCGCACGGGGTGAAGGCGGACTGCTCGGGGTCGCGGTGTCGCCGAAGTACGCCGAAAACGGTTACGTCTACGCCTATTTCACCAGTAGCAGCGACAATCGGATCGTGCGCTTCCGGCTCGACGGACAGCCGGAAGTGATTTTCCGAGGAATCGCGAAGGCCAACATTCACAATGGCGGCAGAATCGCATTCGGGCCCGACGGCATGCTGTATGTCGGCACCGGCGACGCGGCGCAGTCGAACCGGTCGCAGGACCCGGCAAGTCCCAACGGCAAGATTCTCCGATTGACCCCCGACGGCAAGCCCGCGCCTGGCAATCCCACCGCCAATTCGCCGGTCTACAGCCTCGGCCACCGCAATGTGCAGGGCCTGGCATGGGATCGGATGGGACGCCTCTACGCGACCGAATTCGGCCAGAACACCTACGACGAGATCAATCTGATCGAACCCAAACGCAATTACGGCTGGCCCATTGTCGAAGGCAAGGGTGACACCCAGAACGGCCGCTTCACCAACCCGCTGGTCACCTGGTCGACCAGGGAGGCGTCCCCGTCCGGCCTCGCCATCACCGCGAACACGCTCTACGTCGCGGCATTGCGGGGCGAGCGACTGTGGACGATTCCCCAGCGCGACGACGGCACCCTCGGCAGGCCAGAAGCCAAGCTACTCAACCGATACGGCCGACTGCGCACCGCGGAAGTAGCTCCGGACGGTGCACTGTGGGTCACGACATCCAACACCGACGGCCGCGGCAACGTCCGCACCGGCGACGATCGGATCATTCGCTTCCCGGCACGCTGA
- a CDS encoding helix-turn-helix transcriptional regulator — protein MTGVESLCRTLPEVGAEALTVAELGTEISRHLSRVVPHDGYMLVGLDPLSGAGCLHAKEHGYRTEVARLLERADTFGLDVQPFAQLVTGPSQVGVTSVDSAESRHSIRVHEVMVPEGFCSEMRIALTARGIAWGALVLVRELGRRSFSVAEETCAQRLVPAVAAAIERFVRAKELRPSRTEFPPGVLLVDANDSITMATPSAHDWLAELTRHCAQVDGGELHGIIWNITYLARRRAGPALSRVPTPNGWVAVHAQPADTTPTTNIAVTIQPAPTALLLPAVATWYGLTAREHSIVEQALDGLPINQIARRLQLSPHTVNDHFKSIYRKTGVNSRDQLIAGITA, from the coding sequence GTGACCGGGGTGGAGTCGTTGTGTCGCACGTTGCCCGAGGTCGGTGCGGAGGCGCTGACCGTCGCCGAATTGGGTACCGAGATCTCGCGTCACCTGAGCCGGGTGGTACCCCACGACGGCTACATGCTCGTCGGGCTGGATCCACTGTCCGGAGCGGGCTGTCTGCACGCGAAGGAACACGGGTACCGCACCGAGGTCGCGCGCCTGCTCGAACGAGCCGACACCTTCGGCCTGGATGTTCAGCCGTTCGCACAGTTGGTGACCGGCCCGTCGCAGGTCGGGGTCACCAGCGTCGACTCAGCCGAATCCCGGCACAGCATCCGGGTGCACGAAGTCATGGTTCCCGAGGGCTTCTGCAGCGAGATGCGGATCGCACTGACCGCCCGGGGAATCGCCTGGGGCGCGCTGGTCCTGGTTCGGGAACTCGGCCGTCGGTCGTTCTCGGTCGCGGAGGAAACGTGCGCACAGCGTCTCGTGCCTGCCGTTGCCGCCGCGATCGAGCGGTTCGTCCGGGCGAAAGAACTGCGACCGTCCCGTACCGAGTTCCCGCCCGGGGTCCTACTCGTCGACGCCAACGATTCGATCACCATGGCCACCCCCTCCGCGCACGACTGGTTGGCCGAGCTGACTCGACATTGCGCCCAAGTCGACGGCGGGGAATTGCACGGCATCATCTGGAACATCACCTACCTGGCCCGACGCCGAGCCGGACCGGCATTGAGCCGCGTTCCCACGCCCAACGGCTGGGTCGCCGTACACGCCCAACCCGCCGACACCACGCCCACCACGAACATCGCGGTCACCATTCAACCGGCGCCGACGGCGCTACTGCTGCCCGCCGTCGCAACCTGGTACGGCCTCACCGCCCGAGAACACTCCATCGTCGAACAAGCCCTCGACGGCCTGCCGATCAATCAGATCGCCCGTCGCCTCCAACTGTCCCCGCACACCGTGAACGACCACTTCAAATCCATCTACCGCAAGACCGGCGTGAACAGCCGCGACCAGCTCATCGCAGGCATCACCGCCTGA
- a CDS encoding class I SAM-dependent methyltransferase, producing the protein MATSGEVDGTALEGVPATALWTLRNRAIESARSDSDFSDPLAEHLYRSISYPYEIFGEPSQSHARRAQTFDAAIRDKLAHSDNCTVVALGEGLQTSYWRLGRPDVPWLSVDLPEMIALREGLLPAEFWIHHVATSALDRSWFDLVTTTDVIITAEGLLFYLPRADVMALLGDLAKRFPGGSIVFDIIPPLLAWLSRKGAKPARNATFQLPPLPWAITAAQARRLPEKVPRLATYTELPTAPGRGFWWNPKFTQMIRKTPILGNQRHFIAELGFATH; encoded by the coding sequence ATGGCGACATCCGGCGAGGTCGACGGCACAGCGCTCGAGGGTGTTCCGGCGACCGCGCTGTGGACACTGCGGAATCGGGCGATCGAGTCGGCTCGATCGGATTCCGACTTCAGCGATCCGCTGGCCGAGCACCTGTACCGGTCGATCAGCTACCCGTATGAGATCTTCGGCGAACCCAGCCAGTCGCATGCCCGGCGCGCACAGACCTTCGATGCCGCGATCCGCGACAAGCTGGCGCACTCGGACAACTGCACCGTCGTGGCGTTGGGCGAGGGCTTGCAGACGAGCTATTGGCGACTCGGACGCCCGGACGTGCCCTGGCTGTCGGTGGATCTGCCGGAAATGATCGCCCTGCGGGAAGGGCTGCTGCCCGCCGAATTCTGGATACACCACGTGGCAACCTCGGCGTTGGATCGATCGTGGTTCGATCTCGTCACCACCACCGATGTGATCATCACCGCCGAAGGTCTGCTGTTCTACCTGCCGCGGGCAGACGTGATGGCCCTGCTCGGCGATCTGGCAAAGCGGTTCCCCGGCGGCAGCATCGTCTTCGACATCATCCCGCCGTTGCTGGCCTGGCTCAGCCGAAAGGGTGCGAAGCCCGCCCGGAACGCCACCTTCCAACTACCACCGCTGCCGTGGGCGATCACGGCAGCGCAGGCCCGCCGACTCCCCGAAAAGGTCCCGCGCCTAGCGACATACACCGAATTGCCGACCGCCCCGGGACGCGGCTTCTGGTGGAACCCGAAATTTACCCAGATGATCCGCAAGACACCAATCCTCGGAAATCAGCGACACTTCATCGCCGAACTCGGCTTCGCCACCCACTGA
- a CDS encoding ABC transporter ATP-binding protein, which translates to MAQIDVVELTKVFPGDVTALDGLTFTIQDGEFFALLGPSGCGKSTLLRTIAGLETPTGGQIRIGEKDVTRLSPGRRDVAMVFQDYALFPHMSVVDNIAYPLKVRGTDRRTRAAKATETGDQLSLQGLMARRPAELSGGQQQRVALARAMACRPKVFLFDEPLSNLDARLRLEARTFLKKLQLELGVTTVFVTHDQAEALALADRIAVMSDGRIRQLDTAREVFRRPADTFVANFIGSTPMNLIPGELVGLEPSVIWGARPEYLGYSAEAVDGGLHGVVSTVEHLGATSLVTVEADGFNLSVTVPEADEPSVGSDGWVIPQPGRVLLYDAESGRLLP; encoded by the coding sequence GTGGCGCAGATCGATGTGGTGGAGCTGACCAAGGTCTTTCCCGGCGACGTAACAGCCTTGGACGGACTGACTTTCACCATCCAGGATGGTGAGTTCTTCGCGCTGCTCGGGCCGTCCGGGTGCGGCAAATCCACGCTGCTGCGCACCATTGCCGGGCTGGAAACCCCGACCGGCGGGCAGATCCGGATCGGTGAGAAGGACGTGACCCGGTTGTCGCCCGGCCGCCGCGATGTCGCGATGGTGTTCCAGGACTACGCGCTGTTCCCGCACATGTCGGTGGTGGACAACATCGCCTACCCGTTGAAGGTCCGCGGCACCGACCGGCGGACCCGCGCGGCGAAGGCGACCGAGACCGGGGATCAGTTGTCGCTGCAGGGGTTGATGGCGCGCAGACCGGCCGAACTGTCCGGCGGGCAGCAGCAGCGGGTCGCGCTGGCGCGGGCGATGGCCTGCCGCCCCAAGGTGTTCCTGTTCGACGAGCCACTGTCCAACCTGGACGCTCGGCTGCGCCTGGAAGCCCGCACTTTCCTGAAGAAGCTCCAGCTCGAGCTCGGCGTGACCACGGTCTTCGTCACCCACGACCAGGCCGAGGCGCTGGCCTTGGCCGATCGGATCGCGGTGATGTCGGACGGACGGATCCGCCAGCTCGACACCGCGCGCGAGGTATTCCGCAGGCCCGCCGACACTTTCGTCGCCAACTTCATCGGCTCCACCCCGATGAACCTGATCCCCGGCGAGCTGGTCGGGCTCGAGCCATCGGTGATCTGGGGCGCACGACCGGAGTACCTGGGCTATTCCGCCGAGGCGGTGGACGGTGGGCTGCACGGGGTCGTGTCCACGGTGGAGCACCTGGGCGCGACTTCCCTGGTCACGGTGGAAGCGGACGGATTCAACCTGAGTGTCACTGTGCCGGAGGCAGATGAGCCGTCGGTGGGCAGCGATGGTTGGGTGATCCCGCAACCCGGCCGGGTCCTGTTGTACGACGCCGAGTCGGGCAGACTGCTCCCGTAA
- a CDS encoding carbohydrate ABC transporter permease, translated as MNPRQIVARIGFYTFIAVLTGFFVLPMLWLASAPFDSNPGYAPRVPEKPTLQHFSALFENDLTMGSLWNSVVMSFSCMVLVVASAALAAYALSRVRIPGRDALLYLLLLLSSVVTGTAAMVPIFLMVWKLGLLDRQLGVVLVLSGGLLPAAIFILKDFMDAVPKSYEESARVFGAGPLRILREIVVPVARPGLATIAVWTVVNVWGTYLVPFLLLRDQEKQPAAVVVRTFYDEGGGALLGPISAFSLLYSIPVVLMYLFVNRRYGFRFHGGIKS; from the coding sequence ATGAATCCCAGACAGATTGTCGCCCGGATCGGGTTCTACACCTTCATCGCGGTGCTGACCGGGTTCTTCGTGCTACCGATGCTGTGGCTGGCCTCGGCGCCGTTCGACAGCAACCCCGGGTACGCGCCGCGCGTGCCGGAAAAGCCGACCCTGCAGCACTTTTCGGCGCTGTTCGAGAACGACCTGACCATGGGCTCGCTGTGGAACTCGGTGGTCATGTCCTTCTCCTGCATGGTGCTGGTGGTTGCCAGCGCGGCGCTTGCGGCGTACGCGTTGTCCCGAGTCCGGATTCCGGGCCGGGATGCGCTGCTCTACCTGCTCTTGCTGCTGTCGAGTGTGGTCACCGGTACGGCGGCGATGGTGCCGATCTTCCTGATGGTCTGGAAGTTGGGGCTGCTGGACCGGCAGTTGGGTGTGGTGCTCGTGCTGTCCGGCGGGTTGCTGCCTGCGGCCATTTTCATCCTCAAGGACTTCATGGACGCGGTGCCCAAATCCTATGAGGAGTCGGCGCGGGTGTTCGGGGCCGGACCGCTGCGGATCCTGCGCGAGATCGTGGTGCCGGTGGCTCGACCCGGGCTGGCGACCATCGCGGTGTGGACCGTGGTGAACGTGTGGGGGACCTACCTGGTGCCGTTCCTGCTGCTGCGCGACCAGGAGAAGCAGCCCGCCGCGGTGGTGGTGCGCACCTTCTACGACGAGGGCGGTGGGGCACTGCTGGGGCCGATCTCGGCGTTCTCGCTGCTGTACTCGATTCCGGTCGTGCTGATGTACCTGTTCGTCAACCGGCGCTACGGCTTCCGGTTCCATGGAGGGATCAAGTCTTAG